The proteins below come from a single Saccharopolyspora sp. SCSIO 74807 genomic window:
- a CDS encoding transposase: MDTQQDIDGRSARYTFRLRVSSTAQQALLAEWGRCRWVWNECVARSRKAHRDGEKCGPAALDKMLTDARARNSWLREGSSVPQQQSIRDFGKSRAKALKDIKDRLPIAQRAGMPRPKKKRGTSPSLNYTKRGFRLENDRLHLAGGLALTVVWSRDLPSEPSSVRVYQDNLGHWSCSFVVAVEVEPLPETGQAIGIDWGVRETATTTNDDYDLAHAQRGKSAAAKLAHYQRQMSRRERPRNRPQSKGYRRSQRQAAKQAKKVARQRQDTGRKWAKRVVRDHDAVAVEDFRPRFLAKTTMARKAADAAIGATKTALVEQARKHDRVLRLVDPKHTTMDCGQCGARAKHRLPLSERTYTCTACGAWSPRDKNSARVMLVRAGFNPADVEGVSPDRVQRGQAA, translated from the coding sequence ATGGACACGCAGCAGGACATCGACGGGCGCAGCGCTCGGTACACGTTCCGCCTCCGCGTGTCCTCCACCGCCCAGCAGGCACTCCTAGCCGAGTGGGGGCGATGCCGGTGGGTGTGGAACGAGTGCGTCGCCCGCTCCCGCAAGGCCCATCGCGATGGCGAGAAGTGCGGCCCGGCTGCGCTGGACAAGATGCTGACCGACGCGCGCGCCCGGAATTCGTGGCTGCGGGAAGGCTCGTCCGTTCCGCAGCAGCAGAGCATCCGCGACTTCGGTAAGTCCCGTGCGAAGGCGCTGAAGGACATCAAAGATCGACTGCCGATCGCGCAGCGCGCTGGAATGCCCAGGCCGAAGAAGAAGCGTGGTACGTCTCCGAGCCTGAACTACACCAAGCGCGGGTTCCGCCTTGAAAACGACCGCCTCCACCTCGCGGGCGGTCTCGCGTTGACGGTGGTGTGGTCGCGGGACCTGCCGTCCGAACCGTCGTCGGTGCGGGTGTACCAGGACAACCTGGGGCACTGGTCCTGCTCGTTCGTTGTCGCCGTCGAAGTGGAGCCGCTGCCGGAAACCGGCCAGGCGATTGGTATCGACTGGGGCGTGCGTGAAACCGCCACGACCACCAACGACGACTACGACTTGGCCCACGCGCAGCGTGGGAAGTCTGCTGCTGCCAAGCTCGCGCACTATCAGCGGCAGATGTCCCGGCGGGAACGCCCGAGGAACAGGCCGCAGTCCAAGGGGTACCGGCGCTCGCAGCGACAGGCCGCGAAGCAGGCGAAGAAGGTCGCTCGGCAGCGGCAGGACACCGGGCGTAAATGGGCTAAGCGTGTTGTGCGCGACCACGACGCGGTAGCCGTCGAGGACTTCCGACCAAGGTTTCTCGCGAAGACCACGATGGCCCGTAAGGCCGCTGACGCTGCGATCGGCGCTACCAAGACTGCGCTGGTCGAGCAGGCCCGCAAGCACGACCGCGTGCTGCGGCTGGTCGACCCGAAGCACACCACGATGGACTGCGGACAGTGCGGCGCGAGAGCCAAGCACCGCCTGCCGCTGTCGGAACGTACCTACACCTGCACTGCGTGCGGAGCCTGGTCCCCGAGGGACAAGAACTCCGCACGCGTGATGCTAGTCCGGGCTGGTTTCAACCCGGCTGATGTTGAGGGCGTGAGTCCTGACCGCGTGCAACGCGGTCAGGCTGCCTGA